In the Triticum aestivum cultivar Chinese Spring chromosome 2B, IWGSC CS RefSeq v2.1, whole genome shotgun sequence genome, AAACCCCATAAAAAAGTCACGATATTATTTTTAAATGTGATGATCTCATGCATATATAGTAACTCCAAGTCATAACAGTTGATGGACAAATTCAGGACTGACGAACAAAAAGTATGACCAGGAATTCAAGTAAATTTTATCTACAGGGCATAACAGCAATAAATAACGTACCAGTGGCTTTGCACTTTCAAATTTTGCATGCGAGATGATTCCATCTATACTCCAGTTTGGGATAGTTGGTATTGGGGAAGTCAAAGGAAACAACATTTCAACTTCTTCCATGCAGTCACGTATAGCAGCAAGCTCTATTGGTAAGTTACCATACTGGGCAACAAAAGGAAAAGTGTCAACTCTTTTGAAATTAACTACATAATTAAAGGACCCTCTAGAATGCAGTAAAAGAATATGAACATTATGAATGAAAAGATATAAACCATATGGGAAACTATAGTACCATGGGAGAGGACCAGGGTGTACATAATACTGGTACAAAATGTTTCAACCAGGATTCATCCCAGCAAGCATTTCTAAATTCTAGTAGCAATTCAAACAGTCAACATACTCCTACAGCATACCAAAAGGCTTCCTTCAGCAAGGGACTAAAAACAGGTATTTCAGCAATAGTTGAGATTGAGAGGTAACATGGATTtttagtggcataacctttacgaGTCCCTATGAATTATATAGATAAAACTATAGGGAAAAGTAGCTACATATACGATTATTGAAAGCACAAATATAATTTGATACTTCAGAGTAAATGAACGAATACCAACGATTGGGATGAAGAAAACAGCATAACGTAAGCTGAATACATACATCCAAACGCAGCCTAAGTGAATTCAAATCATTTTGGTGATTGCTGGATGAGTATATTTGATAAATGTGGATACCCTGAATGCTGCATTATGAGATCTCAGTATCTCATCAAATGTTAAGTTAAGCACCGACCTCGTATCTATATCATGGGTACTTGTGGCCTTGTGGGCTCCATACAAGGACATCCACCGTATTCAAAAACATTTCAGACTAAGGATACAAATATACATTATTGCACAGAACAGAGCATGTTGTTCTAGAAGAACCCAAAATTTGCTACTTCGCTCCAAAATATTTGATGATATTGTTTTCTCCTAAGTCAAATTTCTTGAAGTGCAATTTGGTTTGGTAGATGTTGGTAAATCTATCTATAACTTGATGAGACTCAAAGAATTGTGACAAAACTAGAGCGTCAAATATTTTCAAGCAGAGGGAATAGTCAACAACAGTGATATGCATTCGTTGATATAAACCATTAAACTGGGAGCTCACACACCTACCTTTTGCCTACACATGCAATATTTTGGTAGGTGTGTGCAACTTCTCATGGCACAGTCAAAAGACTAAAAGCAACTTAAATTCATATCAGTACAGGTTTCAACAGAATACATCTAGAAAATATTGAGAACATACAGCATCAGGAATATTAGGATCCGCTCCTGCCTTTAACAGAAACTTCACAAAGTTTGTATAGCCTCCCCACCCTGTAGTGAACACTAAGGGAGTCATCGGAAGGGAGCTCCCTCGATTGACATCAGCACCACCCTGTAAAAAGGATTGTGGAATAGAACGTGTCACGGCTCCCTCTCCATGTAGATTGACACAAAAGCATGGCTGAGATGGTAGAACATAGCGATGAACGGATATAGAAAACAGAATACTGGCCTTGATCAGCAGCTTCATGCACTTCAAAGAACGGTAAAGAAGGGCACCCATCAGGGCAGTACCAATTCCGACAACAGTGGCGTTAGGCTGCCAAGAGTAATAATTGTTATAAAATACAAAGGAACAAAGAAATGGATTATGAGCTGCCATAAATTGTCGATCCAAGTAGCCGACAAAATAAAAAACAAGCTATCTATGCAAATCAAATCtagaaaacaaaaataagaaaTGGTAAGAGTTATATACATCTGCATGGTGTTCCaacaaaatcttcactgttttaTCTTGTTCATTAGTAGCAGCTTGATGGAGTGGTGTACCACGGCCACAGTCTATGTCAACAGGTACTCCTTTTGAAAGTAGGAACTCGGTGACCGTACAGCTTCCTGTGGTGAATAAAATAATTGCAATAGTCATGTGGCTACGCATCTAAGTGTACAGCAGCAAGTAACTACTAGTACTATAATGACCACCCTGGTGTAAATCATAGATGGGCAAAATTTATCCAACTTTGACTAGTTATAAATCTATATTAACCATATGAAAAATGACCACAAAACTTTTCTTCTATGCATGGGTGAGGGGCCATACCCATAGTGTCCTACACAAAGATACGCTTTGTAATACAGAAACAAATTGCGTGGGTGAGGGGCCAAGAGAGCTACCTATGCATGCTGCATGGTGGAGAACTGTGCGTCCTTTAGCATCTGACTTTGTTAGATCACCGCCATGATCAAGCAAATACTTCACAGTAGAAACATCGCCAGACTGAGCAGATGACATAAAGGGTGTCACACCTGCAAAGTCTGCAAGCAAAAAGCACAACAACACAATTCAGGCATCTCATGGTGCGAAACATAGACATGACAGGTGCCAATTTCcagaaaaaaaaaagaaggaagagtTAGAGAAAGACCTCCTATTCCAGGAGCAGGAGCATTCACATCTCCCCCGAGTTCCTCCACCAAGTATTTGCAAACCTCAAGATGCCCTCCGACGGCTGCGATGTGCAGCACACCAATGCCACCACCCATGTCGAAAGAGAAGATCACCCTTGGGTCGTCGAGGCTCTTTACAATACCTTTCTCCCAAAGTGAACACCCGAGCATCAATACACTGATGAATCAAACTGCCAAATCATAACTAGCTAgacaaccaaaagaaaagaagcccACATGTGTTGCATATATGGACAAGAACCTCGCTCACTAAGTCAAGCAGGGATGCAATCATGCAAACTGGTGAGCTTTAGGGTACCCTTCATCCCTCCTTAGTTCAATCAAATGAACTATATTTATGGTTTCAGGAATTCAGTTCACTTGATTGAACCAAAGAGGATTGGAGGGTACCCAAAAGGTTTCCCATTTGCACTCCTAAAGTAAAGGGACTTGTTCACGTCTTGGACACAGAGTCAATCAGTTTATAAACTTGACAAAAGAAAATGGTGCTCTGATCGTGTAAAGCCATCCCCGTGCAAGGACAGCTTCCCAGTAATCGCATACTATCCCCTTAAACAGTCCACAGTCGCACAACTTGTTTTTCATAATTCAGAGAACAATTACATTACAGTATGAACCTAATTTTACACTTAATTGCCTACTACACGAACGCTGGCACCAAAATCAACACGATACTCTACATACAGCGCAATAATAAGAAACCCACCATCACACTACTCAACTCCACACAAAAAAATGCAGAAAGAAAATCATGCTAACAGGGGACCCTTCCTAGCATCCAGCAAATATAACCCGAACCACACTACTCCACTCATCTTGTGTAGTATGTAATCTAGCTGACGGAAACTCGACTACCACGGTAGCCAAAAGGTTACCCATTTGCACTTCTAAAGTGAAGGGACCTTTTTTTTAGTGTCAGTGTTCACGTCTTGGGCACACACACAGTCAGTCAATCAGTGCATAGACTTGACCCAAAAAAAAAACAGTGCTCTAATCGTGAAGTCATAACATGTACCCGGTGCAAGGACTTGTGTTAACCAGATTCCCAATAAACTGCCCATAAGACCGCAATCGCACAATTATTTTTTTCACAATTCAGAGTATAATTATAGTATACAACTATATACATCTAATATGAACACTGACACTAAGATTAACAAGGTAACCATGGCAACAAGATGAGCCGCCGTCAGACCAGTTCACACAAGTGCAGGACAGGAGGAAAATTAAATTGCGCTAACAAGGGATCCTTCCTAGTGCCCTGCAAATTAAATAGGACCCCGAATCGGTGTGCCTAACGGAACAGCATTGGCATTTGCGTCACCTCACCCTGTGCAAGGGCTTGTTCTAACCAAATTCTGAATAACTCGCATGTGCCTTTTAACGGTCCACAAGACCGCAATCGCACAAAACGATTTCTTGATTCGGAGAATAATCACTGTGTACACCAAATTTTACACTTAATTGACTACACAATGCGAAAGCTGACACCGAATTAACAAGACAACCATGGCACAGGTCTACATACAGCATAGTAAGAATAAGATGACCCACCATCATACTACTACACACAAGTGCAGAAAGGAAATTATGGTAACAAGGGATCCTTCTAGCAAATGCAAACATAACCCGGATTGGTGCGGCGACGGAACAATGCGGCACTCGCATCATCTCATATGCTGTAACAGCATTATCTAATCCAGCCGCCGGAGACTCGACGACTGCCACGTACGGTACGGCGGCCAAAGGCTGAACCCTAGCCCAGCCCAGCAAATCGCGGCCTCGATCGCAAGGCGGGGAGAAGGCCGGGAACACGGGGGCGGAaggagaggggaggggaggccAACCTCTGAGGCGCCGGAGGTCGCCGTCGAAGGCCGCCTTGATGGCGGCGTCCTGGCCTGCGCAAACAGAGGACGATTCGCCCTTACTTAGAGAGAGGCAGAGATGGagacagagaaggaggaggagggggactgGGGAAGAAGCCTCGCCGTACATGTGCCGGCGCCGGAGCTCGGGGCGTAGACGAACGGCGGCGCCATGGGCCGGCGGG is a window encoding:
- the LOC123047385 gene encoding inversin isoform X1 is translated as MAPPFVYAPSSGAGTCQDAAIKAAFDGDLRRLRGIVKSLDDPRVIFSFDMGGGIGVLHIAAVGGHLEVCKYLVEELGGDVNAPAPGIGDFAGVTPFMSSAQSGDVSTVKYLLDHGGDLTKSDAKGRTVLHHAACIGSCTVTEFLLSKGVPVDIDCGRGTPLHQAATNEQDKTVKILLEHHADPNATVVGIGTALMGALLYRSLKCMKLLIKASILFSISVHRYVLPSQPCFCVNLHGEGAVTRSIPQSFLQGGADVNRGSSLPMTPLVFTTGWGGYTNFVKFLLKAGADPNIPDAYGNLPIELAAIRDCMEEVEMLFPLTSPIPTIPNWSIDGIISHAKFESAKPLDGRQLEQTKATLKAHADHLFRLKDYKVASKAYGVAIDVAPSATLYANRSLCKLLLDDGEGALSDALRCRMLRPNWVKACYRQAAAHMLLKEHKQACDALLDAQKLDPGNVEVERELRKARELMKAHGEADK
- the LOC123047385 gene encoding ankyrin-1 isoform X2 — its product is MAPPFVYAPSSGAGTCIVKSLDDPRVIFSFDMGGGIGVLHIAAVGGHLEVCKYLVEELGGDVNAPAPGIGDFAGVTPFMSSAQSGDVSTVKYLLDHGGDLTKSDAKGRTVLHHAACIGSCTVTEFLLSKGVPVDIDCGRGTPLHQAATNEQDKTVKILLEHHADPNATVVGIGTALMGALLYRSLKCMKLLIKASILFSISVHRYVLPSQPCFCVNLHGEGAVTRSIPQSFLQGGADVNRGSSLPMTPLVFTTGWGGYTNFVKFLLKAGADPNIPDAYGNLPIELAAIRDCMEEVEMLFPLTSPIPTIPNWSIDGIISHAKFESAKPLDGRQLEQTKATLKAHADHLFRLKDYKVASKAYGVAIDVAPSATLYANRSLCKLLLDDGEGALSDALRCRMLRPNWVKACYRQAAAHMLLKEHKQACDALLDAQKLDPGNVEVERELRKARELMKAHGEADK
- the LOC123047385 gene encoding ankyrin-1 isoform X3, with the translated sequence MAPPFVYAPSSGAGTCQDAAIKAAFDGDLRRLRGIVKSLDDPRVIFSFDMGGGIGVLHIAAVGGHLEVCKYLVEELGGDVNAPAPGIGDFAGVTPFMSSAQSGDVSTVKYLLDHGGDLTKSDAKGRTVLHHAACIGSCTVTEFLLSKGVPVDIDCGRGTPLHQAATNEQDKTVKILLEHHADPNATVVGIGTALMGALLYRSLKCMKLLIKGGADVNRGSSLPMTPLVFTTGWGGYTNFVKFLLKAGADPNIPDAYGNLPIELAAIRDCMEEVEMLFPLTSPIPTIPNWSIDGIISHAKFESAKPLDGRQLEQTKATLKAHADHLFRLKDYKVASKAYGVAIDVAPSATLYANRSLCKLLLDDGEGALSDALRCRMLRPNWVKACYRQAAAHMLLKEHKQACDALLDAQKLDPGNVEVERELRKARELMKAHGEADK